Proteins encoded in a region of the Isosphaeraceae bacterium EP7 genome:
- a CDS encoding nitroreductase family protein, whose amino-acid sequence MAHHKPTENEPEIRRSAVDRRTALRFDLKRDVDDSTLRVVLDAATRAPSPYNLQPWRFVLIRAARNRRRLRDCAYGQTWLAEAPAVVLVLGYLHPETVRLDRVIEEQRSGGLLDEQAAGAARSRALRSFAQRDDAGRALWATRSAMLAAASLMHAAQELGLAPIPSEEFDMVRLRTTFGIPDDHLPCLMIGLGYAAERSPAAGRLALDEVCDLEHFGAPWPQAGGPLDSAGPPH is encoded by the coding sequence ATGGCCCACCACAAGCCCACGGAGAACGAGCCGGAAATCCGGCGATCGGCCGTCGACCGGCGTACCGCCCTGCGATTCGATCTCAAACGCGATGTCGACGACTCAACGCTCCGGGTCGTTCTGGACGCGGCGACCCGTGCCCCGTCCCCTTATAATCTTCAGCCCTGGCGATTCGTCCTGATCCGGGCCGCCAGAAATCGACGGCGGCTTCGCGACTGTGCCTACGGGCAGACCTGGCTGGCCGAGGCCCCGGCGGTGGTGCTCGTTCTGGGATACCTGCATCCCGAGACGGTCCGGCTCGATCGCGTCATCGAGGAGCAGCGGTCCGGAGGCTTGCTGGACGAACAGGCCGCTGGGGCGGCGAGGTCCAGGGCGTTGCGCAGCTTCGCCCAGAGGGATGACGCCGGGCGGGCGCTCTGGGCAACGCGTTCGGCCATGCTTGCGGCAGCCTCTTTGATGCACGCCGCGCAGGAACTGGGCCTCGCACCCATTCCCTCGGAGGAATTCGACATGGTGCGGCTGCGGACGACGTTCGGGATCCCGGACGACCACCTTCCTTGCCTGATGATCGGCCTGGGATACGCCGCCGAGCGTTCGCCGGCCGCCGGTCGCCTGGCGCTGGACGAGGTCTGCGATCTCGAACATTTCGGCGCCCCCTGGCCTCAGGCCGGCGGCCCGCTGGATTCGGCCGGCCCACCCCATTAG
- a CDS encoding platelet-activating factor acetylhydrolase IB subunit produces the protein MIRFRSVLTATLLATLSPMLAGAQEVPKNNAIEPASREGWWMKMHEAFLERAKKPVDVLFLGDSITQGWAGEDKDGHGPIEVWNRYYTPRNAANFGIGGDQTQHVLWRLDHGEVDSIKPKLAVLMIGTNNAGSNSAEQISEGITAIVKKLKEKLPETKILLLGVFPRSEKPDQFRAKLSAVNETIKSLDDGKTVHYLDISKSFLKDDGSISQDIMPDYLHLSRAGYRIWADAIEPKVWSLVEGN, from the coding sequence ATGATCCGCTTCCGCAGCGTTCTCACCGCCACCCTGCTGGCAACCCTGTCGCCGATGCTCGCCGGTGCGCAAGAGGTCCCCAAGAACAACGCGATCGAGCCCGCCTCGCGCGAGGGCTGGTGGATGAAGATGCACGAGGCCTTCCTCGAACGCGCCAAGAAGCCCGTCGACGTGCTCTTCCTGGGAGACTCGATCACCCAGGGCTGGGCCGGCGAGGACAAGGATGGTCACGGCCCGATCGAGGTCTGGAACCGCTATTACACCCCCCGCAACGCCGCCAACTTCGGCATCGGCGGCGACCAGACTCAGCACGTCCTCTGGAGGCTGGACCACGGCGAGGTCGACAGCATCAAACCCAAGCTCGCCGTCCTCATGATCGGCACCAACAACGCCGGATCGAACTCCGCCGAGCAGATCAGCGAGGGGATCACCGCCATCGTCAAGAAGCTCAAAGAGAAGCTCCCCGAGACCAAGATCCTCCTGCTCGGCGTCTTCCCACGCAGCGAGAAGCCCGACCAATTCCGCGCCAAGCTCAGCGCCGTGAATGAGACCATCAAGTCGCTCGATGACGGCAAGACGGTCCATTATCTGGACATCAGCAAGTCGTTCCTGAAGGATGACGGTTCGATCTCCCAGGACATCATGCCCGACTACCTCCACCTCAGCCGCGCCGGCTACCGCATCTGGGCCGATGCCATCGAGCCGAAGGTCTGGAGCCTCGTCGAGGGCAACTGA
- a CDS encoding class I SAM-dependent methyltransferase, with protein sequence MQSKVDWESEFWALTEPEGLALLAEAGEHPTPLPADLVRWRRTHSPERVSAAIRLAEGRRRGLAKFTRAGSMWMDPVGLEQSTSEVVARWKARRFAGQEVTDFCSGLGGDAIAFAEVASRVVALDADPGMTRRLKWNAEVYGVQERLIPILGRVEHSPIGETTLVHVDPDRRPVGSTRVRSVENYSPGLEQLLELSRTVEGGAFKVSPISDFDEHFSGAGFEVELISLKGECKEATVWFGSLAGCRKRASCLPAGATWTDRDTPAGLRPRSAEAPLAWFYDPDPTLDRSSLLDGFAGFHGLSRIGTRRDALTSADRVDSPFLAAFEVIEVLPFDRKLVRAWLAEREIGEVEIKPRGVAIVPATLRQELKPHGPGKISMFLIEAPRGRRAVMARRVGAP encoded by the coding sequence TTGCAGTCCAAGGTTGATTGGGAGAGCGAATTCTGGGCACTCACCGAGCCCGAGGGGCTGGCCCTGCTGGCTGAGGCGGGCGAGCATCCCACGCCGCTGCCCGCCGACCTCGTCCGCTGGAGGCGGACGCACTCCCCGGAGCGTGTCTCGGCCGCGATCCGGCTGGCCGAGGGGAGGCGTCGGGGCCTGGCCAAATTCACCCGAGCCGGCTCGATGTGGATGGACCCGGTCGGCCTGGAACAATCGACCTCCGAAGTCGTCGCCCGCTGGAAAGCCCGTCGCTTCGCCGGCCAGGAGGTCACCGATTTTTGCAGCGGCCTGGGGGGTGACGCGATCGCGTTCGCCGAGGTCGCAAGCCGGGTCGTGGCCCTCGATGCCGACCCCGGGATGACCCGTCGGTTGAAGTGGAATGCCGAAGTTTACGGGGTACAGGAACGACTCATCCCGATCTTGGGCCGGGTCGAGCACTCGCCGATCGGGGAGACGACCCTGGTGCATGTCGACCCCGACCGTCGTCCCGTCGGCTCAACCCGGGTTCGCTCCGTCGAAAACTATTCGCCGGGCCTGGAACAGTTGCTGGAACTCTCCAGGACCGTGGAGGGAGGGGCGTTCAAGGTCAGCCCGATCAGTGACTTCGACGAGCATTTCAGCGGTGCGGGCTTCGAGGTGGAGCTGATCAGCCTGAAGGGGGAATGCAAGGAGGCGACGGTCTGGTTCGGTTCGCTGGCCGGCTGCCGCAAGCGGGCGAGCTGCCTGCCGGCCGGGGCCACCTGGACCGATCGAGACACGCCTGCCGGCTTGCGGCCGAGGTCGGCTGAGGCCCCTCTGGCGTGGTTCTATGACCCCGACCCGACGCTCGACCGCTCGAGCTTGCTCGACGGGTTCGCGGGTTTTCATGGGCTGAGTCGGATCGGGACGAGGCGGGATGCGCTGACCTCGGCAGATCGAGTCGACTCCCCGTTCCTCGCCGCATTCGAGGTGATCGAGGTCTTGCCCTTCGACCGCAAGCTGGTGCGTGCCTGGCTTGCGGAGCGGGAAATCGGCGAAGTGGAGATCAAGCCGAGGGGCGTCGCGATCGTGCCGGCGACCCTCAGGCAAGAGCTCAAACCGCACGGTCCCGGCAAGATCTCGATGTTCTTGATCGAGGCCCCTCGGGGCAGGCGTGCGGTCATGGCCAGACGCGTCGGGGCGCCTTGA
- the dusB gene encoding tRNA dihydrouridine synthase DusB: MDERHDRDTPTPPSITREPLCIGNVPIPSRFFLAPLAGYTGLAYRSTIRGLGGLGLATTDLVNARSLLENRQRSQELTETDDLDRPVSMQIYGAATDEMRAAARRVVELGATIVDINMGCPVNKVVKSGGGSALMCQVDAAVSLVAGVVDSVDVPVTVKMRLGWDDNDLSAPGLAAAFEQVGVAAVIIHGRSREQAFRGVVNRDGIRAVVEAVKSMPIIGNGDVRTIADADRMFRETGCAAVSIGRGSLGNPFIFRQLAHWTEHGEPGPSPSFEERLDVMHGHFHGLRHYRGERLACLQFRKVLKWYSHFIKPPKELYHRLINLPSAARFDEVVAAIRLAGPSAPLPGHFDPKIPVPTGPIEHW, translated from the coding sequence TTGGACGAACGCCACGATCGGGACACGCCAACCCCGCCCTCCATCACGCGCGAGCCGCTCTGCATCGGCAACGTGCCCATCCCGTCGCGCTTCTTTCTCGCGCCGCTCGCCGGATATACCGGCCTGGCTTACCGTTCTACCATCCGCGGGCTGGGCGGCCTGGGACTGGCGACCACCGACCTGGTGAATGCCCGCTCTTTGCTCGAGAACCGCCAGAGATCGCAGGAACTGACCGAGACCGACGACCTCGACCGGCCGGTCTCGATGCAGATCTATGGCGCCGCGACCGACGAGATGCGGGCCGCGGCCCGCCGGGTCGTCGAGCTGGGCGCGACGATCGTCGACATCAACATGGGCTGTCCCGTCAACAAGGTCGTCAAGTCGGGCGGCGGGTCGGCCCTGATGTGCCAGGTTGATGCCGCCGTCTCGCTGGTGGCCGGGGTCGTCGACTCGGTGGACGTCCCCGTCACGGTGAAGATGCGCCTGGGCTGGGATGACAACGACCTGAGCGCCCCGGGGCTGGCCGCCGCCTTCGAGCAGGTAGGCGTCGCGGCCGTCATCATTCATGGACGGAGCCGCGAGCAGGCGTTTCGAGGCGTCGTGAATCGAGACGGAATTCGCGCCGTGGTCGAGGCGGTGAAGTCGATGCCCATCATCGGCAACGGCGACGTGCGGACGATTGCCGACGCCGATCGGATGTTCCGCGAGACCGGGTGCGCCGCAGTATCCATCGGCCGAGGGTCGCTGGGCAATCCGTTCATCTTCCGCCAGCTCGCCCACTGGACCGAGCACGGCGAGCCGGGCCCGAGCCCCTCCTTCGAAGAGCGTCTTGACGTCATGCACGGCCACTTTCACGGGCTGCGACACTACCGGGGCGAGCGCCTGGCGTGCCTCCAGTTCCGCAAGGTGTTGAAGTGGTACAGCCATTTCATCAAGCCGCCGAAGGAGTTGTATCACCGCCTGATCAATCTCCCGAGCGCCGCCCGCTTCGACGAAGTCGTCGCGGCCATTCGCCTGGCCGGCCCATCGGCCCCCCTGCCCGGCCACTTCGACCCCAAGATTCCCGTCCCCACCGGGCCGATCGAGCATTGGTGA
- a CDS encoding glycosyl hydrolase family 28-related protein, with amino-acid sequence MSTFPRRRWLASSATALGLGALPREALAAPGPVGESEPLVFNVRDFGAIGDGRPESADRDTEAFLAALKASRINGAVVRVPMGTYILRRPLDLARQHLIGHVAGGWNPDEMVLPTLVVMHTEGPAISVGHGATVHGIAIQDCVSHDARGGLVQDAERRFTPRPPAILVQGQATITNVKIMLPYDGIVMDDATSNGRTNIENVFVISPGRDGLTITNTADLATLRNIEVWCNLGPSRGAGFRFGYNDEVHGQRLFTYGCTLGFAFGDSPRHGKGTYGTYVDCATDNCVRGWQITGDTRLNVLGGDFLNEHEGILVRGRSSSLRLIGARMQSNSAPAIHCDEAEGIIISACELGGVGNKPVPYIRFGGGPNWVHRASIVGCQFARAREPNMRIGVEIGPFVRQCAITGNVFGPGPEPKVVVRPSPEAEIIESGNVGQPIMAQG; translated from the coding sequence GTGTCCACATTCCCGCGCAGGCGTTGGTTGGCGAGCTCGGCGACGGCCCTCGGGCTTGGAGCCTTGCCCCGCGAGGCCCTGGCGGCCCCAGGGCCGGTGGGCGAGTCGGAGCCCCTGGTCTTCAACGTCCGCGACTTCGGCGCGATCGGGGACGGACGGCCCGAGAGCGCGGATCGAGATACCGAGGCGTTCCTGGCCGCCCTGAAGGCCTCGCGGATCAACGGGGCCGTCGTTCGTGTGCCGATGGGCACCTACATCCTTCGACGGCCCCTGGATCTCGCCCGTCAGCACCTCATCGGCCACGTTGCCGGCGGCTGGAATCCCGACGAGATGGTCCTGCCCACGCTGGTCGTGATGCACACCGAAGGGCCCGCGATCTCCGTCGGCCATGGCGCGACGGTGCATGGGATCGCCATCCAGGATTGCGTCAGCCACGATGCGCGGGGAGGGCTGGTCCAGGACGCGGAGAGGCGGTTCACGCCCAGGCCGCCGGCCATCTTGGTTCAGGGGCAGGCGACGATCACCAACGTCAAGATCATGCTGCCCTATGACGGCATCGTGATGGACGACGCCACGTCCAACGGCCGGACGAATATCGAGAACGTCTTCGTCATCTCGCCCGGCCGTGACGGCCTGACGATCACCAACACGGCCGACCTGGCGACGTTGCGCAACATCGAGGTCTGGTGCAACCTGGGCCCCAGCCGGGGCGCGGGCTTCCGTTTCGGCTACAACGACGAGGTGCACGGACAGAGGCTCTTTACGTATGGATGCACGCTGGGCTTCGCGTTCGGCGACTCGCCCCGCCACGGCAAGGGGACGTATGGAACGTATGTCGACTGCGCCACCGACAATTGTGTCCGGGGCTGGCAGATCACCGGAGACACCCGGCTGAACGTGCTTGGCGGTGACTTCCTCAATGAGCACGAGGGGATCCTCGTGCGGGGCCGGTCCAGCAGCTTGCGGCTGATCGGGGCGCGGATGCAGAGTAACTCGGCGCCCGCGATTCACTGCGACGAGGCCGAGGGCATCATCATCTCGGCCTGCGAACTGGGCGGCGTGGGCAATAAGCCGGTCCCCTACATCCGATTTGGCGGCGGGCCGAACTGGGTTCATCGGGCGAGCATCGTCGGCTGTCAGTTCGCCCGCGCCCGCGAGCCGAATATGCGGATCGGCGTCGAGATTGGCCCGTTCGTCCGTCAGTGCGCCATCACCGGCAACGTCTTCGGCCCCGGTCCCGAGCCCAAGGTCGTCGTCCGCCCCAGCCCCGAGGCCGAGATCATCGAGAGCGGCAACGTGGGCCAACCGATCATGGCCCAGGGCTAG
- a CDS encoding aldehyde dehydrogenase family protein, protein MATATEPRRSPTLRSFQTKLLIDGQWRDSVSGKTFQTFNPATEQVIAEVAEGGAADIDLAVKAARKAFESKAWRTMDARDRGRLMYKLADLIEAEIDELAELETLDNGKPISESRNADLPLVIDCFRYYAGWADKIAGQTLPVRGNFFTYTKREPLGVAGQIIPWNFPLLMVAWKWSPALAAGCTIVLKPAEQTPLSALRLGELALEAGFPAGVINIVNGFGETAGDALVKHKGCDKIAFTGEGRTAEIIMKNAADSLKRITFELGGKSPNIVFDDADLDAAVDGSIVGMFLNQGQCCCAGTRLFVQEGVYDAFVEKLADKVKTRRVGDPFDPQTEMGPQVDQAQFDKILKYIGHGQDQGARCVTGGKRHGDTGFFVQPTVFADVRDDMAIATDEIFGPVLSVLKFKTLDEVVDRANATEYGLAAAVWTRDIGKAHSIANRVRAGTVWVNCYDVFDAAAPFGGFKRSGIGRELGEKALDNYTELKTVTVKLD, encoded by the coding sequence ATGGCCACGGCCACCGAGCCCAGGCGATCCCCGACACTCCGATCGTTCCAGACCAAGCTGCTCATCGACGGGCAATGGCGCGACAGCGTCAGCGGCAAGACATTCCAGACGTTCAATCCCGCCACCGAGCAAGTCATCGCCGAAGTCGCCGAGGGCGGCGCCGCCGATATCGATCTGGCCGTCAAGGCCGCGCGCAAGGCCTTCGAATCAAAAGCCTGGCGCACGATGGACGCCCGCGATCGCGGACGTCTGATGTACAAGCTGGCCGACCTCATCGAGGCCGAGATCGACGAGCTGGCCGAGTTGGAGACCCTCGACAACGGCAAGCCCATCTCCGAGAGCCGGAATGCCGACCTGCCGCTCGTCATCGACTGCTTTCGCTACTACGCCGGCTGGGCCGACAAGATCGCCGGCCAGACCCTCCCCGTTCGCGGCAATTTCTTCACCTACACCAAGCGCGAGCCGCTGGGGGTGGCCGGCCAGATCATCCCCTGGAACTTCCCGCTCCTGATGGTCGCCTGGAAGTGGTCGCCCGCGCTGGCCGCCGGCTGCACGATCGTGCTGAAGCCCGCCGAGCAGACCCCGCTAAGCGCCCTGCGACTGGGCGAGCTGGCCCTCGAGGCCGGATTCCCCGCCGGCGTCATCAACATCGTCAACGGCTTCGGCGAGACTGCCGGCGATGCCCTGGTGAAGCACAAGGGGTGCGACAAGATCGCCTTCACCGGCGAGGGTCGCACCGCCGAGATCATCATGAAGAACGCCGCCGACAGCCTGAAGCGGATCACCTTCGAGCTCGGTGGCAAGAGCCCCAACATCGTCTTTGACGACGCCGACCTCGACGCCGCAGTCGACGGCTCGATCGTGGGGATGTTCCTGAATCAGGGCCAGTGCTGCTGCGCCGGTACCCGCCTGTTCGTCCAGGAAGGGGTCTACGACGCCTTCGTTGAGAAGCTCGCGGACAAGGTCAAGACCCGCCGCGTTGGCGACCCGTTCGACCCCCAGACCGAGATGGGCCCGCAGGTCGACCAGGCCCAATTCGACAAGATCTTGAAGTACATCGGCCACGGCCAGGACCAGGGCGCCCGGTGCGTGACCGGCGGCAAGCGTCACGGTGACACCGGCTTCTTCGTCCAGCCAACCGTTTTCGCCGACGTCCGCGACGACATGGCAATCGCCACCGACGAGATCTTCGGGCCCGTCCTGTCGGTCCTGAAGTTCAAGACCCTCGACGAGGTCGTTGACCGGGCCAACGCGACCGAATACGGGCTCGCCGCGGCGGTCTGGACCCGCGACATTGGCAAGGCCCACTCCATCGCCAACCGCGTCCGCGCCGGCACCGTCTGGGTGAATTGCTACGACGTCTTCGACGCCGCGGCCCCCTTCGGCGGCTTCAAGCGGAGCGGGATCGGCCGCGAGCTGGGCGAGAAGGCGCTCGACAACTACACCGAGCTGAAGACGGTCACCGTCAAGCTCGACTGA
- the serA gene encoding phosphoglycerate dehydrogenase, whose protein sequence is MPHRVLVTDTLAEEGLALLRAEPGLEVVVKTKLDLATLRAELAQADGIVIRSGTQLTAEALRDQPRLKAIVRAGVGVDNIDVPTATRQGIVVMNTPGGNTVSTAEHTMALMLALSRNVARANDSLKAGKWERNKFTGTQLGGKTLGIVGLGRVGLAVAKRAQGFDMQVVGFDPFLSADRAAEYGIEAVASLDDLWGRCDYLTLHTPLSAETRNIVGERELALMKTGARIINCARGGLIDEAALIAALDSGKIAGAAVDVFDPEPPPADLPLIKHPLVLVTPHLAASTEEAQISVAVEAAQLLGDFFRGGKIKFSVNVPTLDRAELEDLRLYLDLARRLGMLHAQMDRGAVKSATLRYRGEVASKNTRLITASFAAGWMETALEGQVNLINAEMLAKERGITIIEEKSTDPGDFGTMIQAEVETERKSYIAAGTLFGKQFVRLVKLGPYRLDAHLDGTLFVFTHRDVPGLIGFIGTTFGRHGVNIAQMNVGRERPGGDAIGVVNLDVMPSEAAIEEVKAHPDILSVSLISLPGADENPPWLSF, encoded by the coding sequence GTGCCGCATCGCGTTCTGGTGACCGATACACTTGCTGAAGAAGGACTTGCCCTGCTCCGCGCCGAGCCCGGGCTGGAGGTCGTGGTCAAGACCAAGCTTGACCTGGCGACCTTGAGGGCCGAGCTGGCCCAGGCCGACGGGATCGTGATCCGTTCCGGCACCCAGCTGACCGCCGAGGCCCTGCGCGATCAGCCCAGGCTCAAGGCGATCGTCCGGGCTGGCGTCGGCGTGGACAACATCGACGTCCCCACGGCCACGCGCCAGGGGATCGTGGTGATGAACACCCCCGGCGGCAACACGGTGTCGACCGCCGAGCACACCATGGCCCTCATGCTCGCCCTGTCGCGCAATGTGGCCCGGGCCAATGACAGCCTGAAGGCCGGAAAGTGGGAGCGCAACAAGTTCACCGGCACCCAACTCGGCGGCAAGACGCTGGGCATCGTCGGCCTGGGCCGTGTAGGCCTTGCGGTGGCCAAGCGGGCCCAGGGGTTCGACATGCAGGTGGTCGGCTTCGACCCCTTCCTGTCGGCCGACCGCGCGGCCGAATACGGCATTGAGGCGGTCGCCTCCCTGGACGATCTGTGGGGCCGCTGCGACTACCTGACCTTGCACACCCCGCTTTCGGCCGAGACCCGAAACATCGTGGGCGAGCGTGAGCTGGCCTTGATGAAGACCGGCGCCCGCATCATCAATTGCGCCCGCGGCGGGCTGATCGATGAAGCGGCGCTCATCGCGGCGCTCGACTCGGGCAAGATCGCCGGCGCCGCCGTCGACGTCTTCGACCCCGAGCCCCCGCCCGCCGACCTGCCGCTCATCAAGCACCCGCTCGTGCTGGTGACCCCCCACCTGGCCGCCTCCACCGAGGAGGCGCAGATCTCCGTGGCCGTCGAGGCCGCGCAGCTCCTGGGCGACTTTTTCCGCGGCGGCAAGATCAAGTTCTCGGTGAACGTGCCGACCCTCGATCGCGCCGAGCTGGAAGACCTGCGGCTCTATCTCGACCTGGCCCGTCGCCTGGGCATGCTGCACGCCCAGATGGACCGTGGCGCGGTCAAGTCGGCCACGCTTCGCTATCGAGGCGAGGTGGCGAGCAAGAACACGCGGCTCATCACCGCGAGCTTCGCCGCAGGCTGGATGGAGACGGCCCTGGAAGGGCAGGTCAACCTTATCAACGCCGAGATGCTGGCCAAGGAGCGCGGCATCACGATCATCGAGGAGAAGTCGACCGACCCGGGCGACTTTGGCACGATGATCCAGGCAGAGGTCGAGACAGAGCGCAAGAGCTACATCGCTGCCGGCACCCTCTTCGGCAAGCAGTTTGTCCGCCTGGTGAAGCTCGGCCCGTATCGGCTGGACGCCCACCTGGACGGTACCCTGTTCGTCTTCACGCACCGCGACGTGCCGGGCCTGATCGGCTTCATCGGCACGACGTTCGGCCGGCATGGCGTGAACATCGCGCAGATGAACGTCGGCCGCGAACGTCCGGGCGGCGACGCGATTGGCGTGGTCAATCTGGATGTGATGCCGTCGGAGGCCGCCATCGAAGAGGTGAAGGCCCACCCCGACATCCTCAGCGTCAGCCTGATCAGCCTGCCAGGGGCGGACGAGAATCCCCCCTGGTTGTCGTTCTGA
- a CDS encoding alanine--glyoxylate aminotransferase family protein — protein sequence MRKPRLMTPGPAPVPADVLLELARPVIHHRSAEAKAVVAEVTEGLKYVFQTVNDVILLTASGTGSMDAAVVNTVPRGGKALVLAAGWFSERWATICRAYGIEPIVLTTEWGQAVDPETVANALAQHPDVACVFGTLSETSTATGHPVEAIGRVVARTDALFVVDGISGVGAMKCRTDAWNIDVLCVGSQKALMLPPGLAFVAVSPKAWARIDAFEAPCYYLSLKLARKKLDDSDTPFTPNHVYFLGLRKALQQIRAEGIEEVWRRHRLMSEACRAGLAAIGLELFSASPAEGLTAFVIPEGLTDSAIRGGLSDRFGITTIGGQDKLKGKIIRVGHMGYMDELDVISGLAALEMVLDELGYEVEPGRAVTAAQRVLLGQKRVATV from the coding sequence ATGCGTAAGCCGCGACTGATGACTCCAGGGCCGGCACCGGTCCCCGCCGATGTCTTGCTCGAACTCGCCAGGCCGGTCATCCATCACCGTTCGGCCGAGGCGAAAGCCGTGGTCGCCGAGGTGACCGAGGGCCTGAAGTACGTCTTCCAGACGGTCAACGACGTCATCCTGCTGACCGCCTCGGGCACCGGCTCGATGGACGCGGCGGTGGTCAACACGGTGCCTCGCGGCGGTAAGGCCCTGGTGCTGGCCGCCGGCTGGTTCTCCGAGCGCTGGGCGACGATTTGCAGGGCCTATGGCATCGAGCCGATCGTCCTGACGACCGAGTGGGGCCAGGCGGTTGACCCCGAGACGGTGGCGAATGCCCTGGCCCAACACCCCGACGTGGCCTGCGTCTTCGGCACCCTCAGCGAGACGTCGACGGCCACCGGCCACCCCGTCGAGGCGATCGGCCGGGTGGTCGCGCGGACTGATGCGTTGTTTGTCGTCGACGGGATCAGCGGCGTCGGCGCGATGAAGTGTCGCACCGATGCCTGGAACATCGACGTGCTCTGCGTCGGCTCGCAGAAGGCCCTGATGCTGCCTCCCGGCCTGGCCTTCGTCGCCGTGAGCCCGAAGGCCTGGGCCAGAATCGACGCCTTCGAGGCCCCCTGCTATTACCTCAGCCTGAAACTGGCCAGGAAGAAGCTGGACGATTCCGACACGCCTTTCACCCCGAATCACGTCTACTTCCTGGGCCTGCGCAAGGCCTTGCAGCAAATCCGCGCGGAAGGGATCGAGGAGGTCTGGCGACGGCACCGGCTGATGAGCGAAGCCTGCCGCGCCGGTCTTGCCGCGATCGGCCTGGAACTCTTCAGCGCGAGTCCTGCCGAGGGACTGACCGCATTCGTGATCCCGGAAGGACTGACCGATTCGGCGATCCGGGGCGGGCTCTCCGATCGGTTCGGCATCACGACGATCGGCGGCCAGGACAAGCTCAAGGGGAAGATCATCCGGGTCGGCCACATGGGCTATATGGACGAGCTCGACGTGATCTCGGGGCTCGCGGCCCTGGAGATGGTTCTCGATGAGCTCGGATATGAGGTCGAGCCCGGCCGCGCCGTGACCGCCGCCCAGCGCGTGTTGCTGGGGCAGAAGCGGGTCGCGACCGTTTGA
- the hisI gene encoding phosphoribosyl-AMP cyclohydrolase: MTEAPTDPTFLANLKWTADGLVAAIVQDSENGDVLMMAWMDADAVRQTLATGQTHFYSRSRKSAWHKGGTSGHVQHVHSIRVDCDGDVLLIRARQVGGACHEGYRSCFFREVDGEGDLRVTEAPVFSPELAYGKPTV, translated from the coding sequence GTGACCGAAGCCCCGACCGACCCCACGTTCCTGGCCAATCTGAAATGGACCGCCGACGGCCTCGTGGCGGCTATCGTGCAGGACTCCGAGAATGGCGACGTCCTGATGATGGCCTGGATGGACGCCGACGCCGTCCGACAGACCTTGGCCACCGGCCAGACGCACTTCTACTCGCGCTCGCGCAAGTCCGCCTGGCACAAGGGTGGGACGTCGGGGCATGTCCAGCATGTCCACTCGATCCGTGTCGACTGCGATGGCGATGTCCTGCTCATCCGGGCCCGTCAGGTGGGGGGCGCCTGCCACGAAGGTTATCGGTCGTGCTTCTTCCGCGAGGTGGATGGCGAGGGAGACCTTCGCGTGACCGAAGCTCCTGTCTTCAGCCCAGAGCTTGCTTACGGCAAGCCGACCGTCTGA